The following proteins are encoded in a genomic region of Diabrotica virgifera virgifera chromosome 1, PGI_DIABVI_V3a:
- the LOC114333375 gene encoding neuropeptide-like 3 — MFKLVLLSAALLALSAAAPAPEPKPAPKADPKAQFLAAPVVAAPAVAYSSAYVDAPLAYSSYVAPSVYPAAYSAYSPYAASYVYY; from the exons ATGTTTAAATTG GTATTACTCTCTGCCGCTCTTTTGGCTTTATCCGCTGCCGCACCAGCACCTGAGCCAAAGCCAGCACCAAAAGCTGATCCAAAAGCACAGTTCTTAGCAGCTCCAGTTGTAGCTGCTCCTGCTGTAGCCTACTCTTCTGCATACGTCGATGCACCTCTTGCCTATTCCAGTTATGTAGCTCCCTCTGTGTATCCTGCTGCATATTCTGCATATTCGCCATACGCTGCTTCTTATGTATATTATTAG